The DNA segment GTTCCACTGTCCACCTTGAGGGGTCAGAGCCACATCCTCTCTGAGGCCATCGGGTCTTGTTTTCTCCAAGTGAGCTCTTGAAACAACTGCAGCTGGGCTTGTTAAACATGCACGTTCCCAGGGCCCCAGTCAAAGTCTTTGGGGGTGGGGCTCAGGAATCTGCATGTTTAACAGCGTCCACTGCCCCTCTCCCCATgccccaagtgattctgatgtccTCACAAAGTCTGAGAACTCATCCAGTCCAacatctcattttatagatgggaaaactgaggcttatggTTACAAAGCCACGAGTGGCTCAGTCAGGGCCATAGGACCAGAACGCAAATTtctttctcaatctctctctgcttctttctccttttttccctcccttccttcttttctctctttatttcaagAACATAGACTTTTTCTCTCTCACCATATACAGGTCAGCAGAGAGGTTCCAGTTCACTGGGCAGCTCTGTTCCACACGGTTATAGAATTCAGATTTCTTGTGTGCTTAAATAATGttctagggtttttttcttttaaagtcctaattcttttaaaaatcagtaataacGAAAGATGGTTTGACACATAGCAATGAGTAGCCATAATTTTTCATCTGCCAAGGAGGCTAAGACTTAGGCAGAGGGGGAGTGAATGAAAAGTAGTCTTATCCATTTGTTCACACACGCATGCCTTCCTTTATTCATCAAACAGTCACTGACCGTCCAGTAGGTGACTGGTGCTGGGACTACAACAGCACCTAAGACAGGGCCCCTGCCTTTGTTCTAAGTCAATTCACGTCACAGTGTCACTCAGACTAGAAAATGAAACCGGATGACTTATGAGCAAGCGTTAGGGCAAAAGGGGCCAGCGGTAGCCCCAAGGGAAAAAGAACACGGTCCCAGCCCAGCTTTGTTCTCTCCTGTGACCATCCCCCTTAGCTTCCCTCTTCTCGGAGGGGCAGAATCCGTGGTGCAAGAGTCACAGACACTTTCAGCTGGAACCACCATCTTCCAGTAATTCGCCAAAATGACCAacacaaagggaaagaggaggggcaCCCGCTACACGTTCTCTAGGCCTTTTAGAAAACATGGAGTTGTTCCTTTGGTCACATACATGCGAATCTACAAGAAAGGTGATATTGTAGATATCAAGGGAATGGGCACTGTTCAAAAAGGAATGCCCCACAAATGTTACCATGGCAAAACTGGGAGAGTCTACAATGTTATCCAGCATGCTGTTGGCATCATTGTAAACAAAGAAGTTAAGGGCAAGATTCTTGCCAAGAGAATTAATGTGCGTATCGAGCATATTAAGCACCTTAAGAGCCGAGATAGCTTCTTGAAACGGGTGAAGGAAAAtgatcagaaaaagaaggaagccaaAGAGAAAAGTACTTGGGTTCAGCTGAAGCACCAGCCTGTGCGACCCAGAGAAGCACACTTCGTGAGAACCAATGGAAAGGAGGCTGAACTGTTGGAGCCCATTCCCTATGAATTCATGGCATGATgggtgtaaagaaaataaaagaaccagACTGTATAAATGTTTCTCTTAATTGAGTAGAAGCAAATACTTCTCCcccaaacaaatatttaaagcacATTTTGTGTCCGAATTCAGTGGGTGACGtctttacttttcaaatttagtggtttttcttcctgaaagatGTGAGGTAGTTTGTTGTGCAATATACTCCATTGGTTAATAAACTGCcagatattatttataaaatatttgtactaGTTTGAAAATAGTCTCTAAATTCCtatgaaaaaaagatttaaaataaataaatgaaaggttATCTGTTGCATTATAGTTAAGCTCAGGAAAAGTTGATCACTCATAATTGCATCATAAATTAAgtagctgtgtttttttgtttgtttgtttgtttgtttttttaagtagctGTGTTTTGAGGATCAGGAACTTAACTTTGAAGCCtactacttaaaaatatattgttaaactaGTTACATGCTAGTTCTGAGTTGTTTAGACCTTTCATGCAGCAGGGCTCAGAAAAGTGTTAAAAACTAGAATACCTTTTTTATTTAAACCGATGATAAGTATTTCTATAGCATCCAATATGTTATGTggcattctaagcactttacataatgTACTCATAAAAAACTTGGAATAAGttttattttgcctgttttacatgaaaggaagctgaggcacaagtAACTTGTCCGAGGATACATGTGCTTAGTGTTGAGcaaagattcaaactcaggcaacCCATAATCAGATCTTAGTCATCAGTGATTTATTGCTTCATATTAATAGGAATATTTTAAAGCTACTTTGTCTAGTTGGAGCACATTTTAGGTTTTGTTACTTCCTGGATATTTTTAATTGGATGTGGTAAACATCCAGTAGGGAACTGATCACATCCCATCCCCCTGccttcagtattctgtgataataCTTGTAGCAagcttatttaaaatgaaaaccttGACTACCTACTTAGTATTCTCTCCTTGCTGTTAGACTTGAGGACAAGAACCTATTTATAATTTTAGTAAATGCTGTGAATAGGTAAAAACCCAATGTTAGTGGCCTTGAGTTTCATCTAGTGAAGTGTGATGGTAATAGGGCTGCTTTGGAATCCAGCAAACCCTGGCT comes from the Balaenoptera ricei isolate mBalRic1 chromosome 16, mBalRic1.hap2, whole genome shotgun sequence genome and includes:
- the LOC132350596 gene encoding large ribosomal subunit protein eL21-like, with amino-acid sequence MTNTKGKRRGTRYTFSRPFRKHGVVPLVTYMRIYKKGDIVDIKGMGTVQKGMPHKCYHGKTGRVYNVIQHAVGIIVNKEVKGKILAKRINVRIEHIKHLKSRDSFLKRVKENDQKKKEAKEKSTWVQLKHQPVRPREAHFVRTNGKEAELLEPIPYEFMA